Proteins from one Gimesia maris genomic window:
- the pilM gene encoding type IV pilus assembly protein PilM, with the protein MAENQAVWGIEIGQAGLKAIRLRYAEAADQVIAVAFDYIPHPKILSQPDAVPDELIGQALDTFLSRNETNGDLIAISVPGQTSLARFIQLPPVQSNRVPEIVKYEAKQQIPFALEDVIWDYQPLGGGIEESGYMLDAEVGIFAMKRDQVLHALQPFLKRKIEVELIQIAPLGLYNTLCYDSLGMRVGQDFEGNPEESAIVVDMGADSTTLMVTNGNKIWIRNVPIGGNHFTRALTKEMKLTFAKAEHLKCNATRSEDPRAVFQALRPVFNEYVSEIQRSIGYFSSVNRDAKISKVYGTGNGFKLAGLQKFLQQNLQYEVERLDDFQGVVGDAVLNEPLFQDNILTFTVPYGIALQALQQTTIRTTLLPPEIATARKIRRKKPWAVVAAAALMIGLCISAVGYSNVANSVSQDRFGAVETKVKNLKQQVGGYDSAYKGEETEYTSLIEQGNKLVWNMDSRADWLEIYKAIDECLPRDVGDEIDNEQIEKRNRIKLPGITVRHEKDLGTWFQGLSPQAKSLLPKIDQDTPPEGEGYVFTLNGVHYHNDESKPTTDVGVLYVHETLLKNLQSWTVKNPGSNPVDVRKMGITHPVILKDNREPFEFYPNGRPRGTRHGGEGRFAGRSGGFGGLGGGGVGLANDEASFAGGLGGGVGRPRIGNNRPEKEVKPINLQRTQFTLEFIWKPIPVLERQETPPDAPATEGEEATAEAG; encoded by the coding sequence ATGGCAGAAAATCAAGCTGTTTGGGGTATTGAAATTGGCCAGGCGGGCTTAAAAGCGATTCGCCTGCGGTATGCAGAAGCCGCCGACCAGGTGATTGCGGTTGCCTTCGACTACATTCCACACCCGAAAATTCTCAGCCAGCCCGATGCCGTTCCCGATGAACTGATCGGCCAGGCTCTGGACACATTCCTGTCTCGCAATGAAACCAATGGCGACCTGATTGCCATCAGTGTGCCCGGCCAGACTTCACTGGCGCGTTTCATTCAATTGCCCCCCGTTCAATCCAACCGGGTTCCGGAGATTGTGAAATACGAAGCCAAGCAGCAGATTCCTTTCGCGCTGGAAGACGTGATCTGGGATTACCAGCCTCTTGGCGGTGGCATCGAAGAGAGTGGCTACATGCTGGATGCCGAGGTCGGTATCTTCGCCATGAAACGCGATCAGGTGCTGCATGCACTACAACCATTTCTGAAACGCAAAATAGAAGTGGAACTGATTCAGATCGCGCCCCTGGGACTTTATAATACGCTTTGTTATGACTCTCTGGGCATGCGGGTCGGCCAGGACTTTGAAGGCAATCCGGAAGAATCTGCCATCGTCGTCGACATGGGCGCTGACAGTACCACACTCATGGTGACCAATGGTAATAAAATCTGGATCCGCAATGTCCCCATTGGCGGTAACCACTTTACACGCGCTTTGACCAAAGAGATGAAACTGACGTTCGCAAAAGCCGAACACCTTAAATGTAATGCAACACGCTCAGAAGATCCTCGCGCTGTCTTTCAGGCACTGCGACCGGTATTCAATGAATACGTCTCTGAAATCCAACGTTCGATCGGTTACTTCTCAAGTGTCAACCGTGATGCCAAAATCTCAAAAGTGTACGGTACCGGTAACGGTTTCAAGCTGGCCGGTCTGCAGAAATTCCTGCAACAGAATCTGCAGTATGAAGTGGAACGCCTGGACGACTTCCAGGGGGTCGTAGGCGACGCCGTTCTGAATGAGCCCCTGTTCCAGGACAACATCCTCACGTTTACCGTGCCTTACGGAATCGCATTGCAGGCGCTGCAGCAGACAACCATTCGTACCACTCTGCTGCCTCCCGAAATTGCAACGGCCCGTAAAATCCGTCGCAAAAAGCCTTGGGCAGTGGTGGCAGCGGCTGCCCTGATGATCGGCCTGTGTATCTCCGCAGTCGGGTACAGCAATGTGGCCAACTCCGTCAGCCAGGACCGATTTGGTGCAGTTGAAACAAAAGTCAAAAACCTGAAACAACAGGTCGGCGGCTATGATTCCGCTTACAAAGGTGAAGAGACGGAATACACCAGCCTGATCGAACAGGGTAATAAACTTGTCTGGAATATGGACAGTCGTGCTGACTGGCTGGAAATTTACAAAGCCATTGACGAATGCCTGCCGCGCGATGTCGGCGATGAAATTGATAACGAACAGATTGAAAAACGAAACCGGATTAAACTTCCCGGTATTACAGTCAGACATGAAAAGGATCTGGGCACCTGGTTCCAGGGGCTCTCTCCACAGGCAAAGTCATTGCTTCCCAAAATTGATCAGGACACTCCCCCGGAAGGCGAAGGGTATGTCTTCACTTTAAATGGGGTGCATTATCACAACGATGAATCCAAACCAACTACAGATGTCGGTGTTCTGTATGTCCACGAGACTCTGCTGAAAAATCTGCAGTCATGGACTGTCAAAAACCCGGGTTCTAATCCCGTTGATGTTCGGAAAATGGGGATCACACATCCGGTCATTCTGAAAGACAATCGTGAACCCTTTGAATTCTATCCCAATGGCCGTCCCCGCGGCACTCGGCATGGGGGAGAAGGGCGGTTCGCCGGTCGATCAGGCGGATTTGGTGGCTTAGGAGGTGGTGGAGTTGGTCTCGCTAATGACGAAGCTTCTTTTGCCGGCGGACTGGGCGGAGGCGTCGGTCGTCCTCGCATCGGCAATAATCGACCTGAAAAAGAAGTGAAACCGATTAATCTGCAGCGTACTCAATTCACGCTCGAATTTATCTGGAAACCCATTCCTGTTCTGGAACGTCAGGAAACCCCACCAGATGCCCCTGCCACAGAAGGGGAAGAAGCCACTGCGGAAGCTGGTTGA